A window from Neobacillus sp. PS3-40 encodes these proteins:
- the hslU gene encoding HslU--HslV peptidase ATPase subunit: MVKTTNLTPRQIVERLDQFIIGQKDAKKAVAVALRNRYRRGLLSEKLRDEIIPKNILMIGPTGVGKTEIARRMAKIVGAPFVKVEATKFTEVGYVGRDVESMVRDLVETSIRLVKEEKMLSVKEHAEEGANRRLVDLLVPSAKKTNSYKNPLEMLFGGGNSQNEEDTNHSEDFSVNEKRKIIKEKLALGQLEEELVTVEVEEQTPSMFDMLQGSGMEQMGMNMQDAFSNLMPKRRKKRKLTVRDARTILTNEEAAKLIDMDEVTQDAVYRAEQTGIIFIDEIDKIASKNSGGSSADVSREGVQRDILPVVEGSTVVTKYGSVKTDYILFIAAGAFHMAKPSDLIPELQGRFPIRVELTKLTVDDFFRILIEPDNALIKQYQALLETEGIQIEFSDEAIRRIAEVAFEVNQNTDNIGARRLHTILEKLLEDLSFEAPDITLEKVNITPQYVDEKLGVISKNKDLSQFIL, from the coding sequence ATGGTAAAAACAACAAATTTAACCCCCAGACAAATTGTTGAACGTCTTGACCAATTTATTATCGGGCAAAAGGATGCTAAGAAGGCTGTAGCGGTAGCGCTTCGCAATAGGTATAGGCGCGGTTTATTAAGCGAAAAATTAAGGGATGAAATTATTCCTAAAAATATATTAATGATTGGACCAACTGGAGTAGGTAAAACTGAAATTGCTCGGAGAATGGCAAAAATAGTTGGGGCACCATTCGTAAAGGTAGAAGCAACTAAGTTTACTGAGGTCGGATATGTTGGTCGTGATGTAGAATCAATGGTACGTGACTTGGTTGAGACTTCAATCCGCTTAGTAAAAGAGGAAAAAATGCTAAGTGTAAAAGAACATGCTGAAGAAGGTGCGAATCGACGGCTCGTTGATTTACTCGTCCCTAGTGCAAAAAAGACAAATAGCTATAAAAACCCACTGGAAATGTTATTCGGAGGTGGAAATTCTCAGAATGAAGAGGATACCAACCATTCTGAAGACTTTTCGGTTAATGAAAAACGAAAAATTATTAAAGAAAAATTAGCACTTGGTCAATTGGAAGAGGAATTAGTTACGGTTGAAGTTGAAGAACAAACACCATCGATGTTTGATATGCTTCAGGGCTCCGGAATGGAACAAATGGGCATGAATATGCAGGATGCATTTAGTAACCTAATGCCAAAACGGCGTAAAAAAAGGAAACTAACCGTCCGTGATGCTAGAACGATTTTAACCAATGAAGAAGCTGCGAAACTTATTGATATGGATGAAGTGACCCAGGATGCTGTATATCGAGCAGAACAGACTGGAATCATTTTTATTGATGAGATAGATAAGATTGCTAGCAAAAATTCAGGTGGCTCCTCTGCTGACGTATCACGCGAAGGTGTTCAAAGGGATATTTTGCCTGTTGTTGAAGGGTCAACCGTTGTAACAAAATATGGATCTGTTAAAACAGATTATATATTATTCATTGCAGCAGGAGCTTTCCACATGGCAAAACCATCTGATTTGATTCCTGAATTGCAAGGACGTTTCCCAATTCGGGTAGAGCTAACAAAATTAACGGTTGATGACTTTTTCAGGATTTTAATTGAACCTGACAATGCGTTAATTAAGCAATATCAGGCATTATTAGAAACAGAAGGTATACAAATAGAATTTTCTGACGAAGCTATTCGTAGGATTGCTGAAGTGGCATTTGAAGTGAATCAAAATACGGATAATATTGGTGCCAGACGACTTCATACGATACTTGAGAAGCTCTTAGAGGACCTCTCATTTGAAGCGCCTGATATTACACTGGAGAAAGTCAACATCACACCACAATATGTGGATGAAAAGCTAGGTGTGATTTCAAAGAATAAAGATCTAAGCCAATTTATTCTTTAA
- the fliJ gene encoding flagellar export protein FliJ has protein sequence MVFQYKFDKILQIKEKEKGESLAIYHMAVRKFEEAAEKLYELLKKKEDLEIFQSSRIADGLPVQEIRLHQQFILNLQKSIEYYQKMVQNARNRMNFYQEKLMEMNIEVKKYEKIKQKDFHVYKKDEKLTEGRQMDDISIQQFMNRGSWV, from the coding sequence ATGGTGTTTCAATATAAGTTTGACAAAATCCTTCAAATTAAAGAAAAAGAAAAAGGTGAATCTTTAGCCATATATCATATGGCTGTCCGAAAATTTGAAGAGGCTGCCGAAAAACTGTATGAACTATTAAAGAAAAAGGAAGATCTCGAAATCTTTCAATCATCAAGAATAGCAGATGGCTTACCAGTTCAGGAAATCCGTCTTCATCAGCAATTTATCCTGAATTTGCAAAAAAGCATTGAATATTATCAAAAGATGGTCCAAAATGCCCGTAATCGAATGAATTTTTACCAAGAAAAGCTGATGGAAATGAATATTGAAGTAAAAAAATACGAAAAAATAAAGCAAAAAGACTTTCATGTTTATAAAAAAGATGAAAAGCTAACTGAAGGACGACAAATGGATGATATCTCGATCCAACAATTTATGAATCGGGGAAGTTGGGTGTGA
- the fliI gene encoding flagellar protein export ATPase FliI, with protein MIAKGLLKYIDQLDTFKRFGRVKRVVGLMIESQGPESSIGDVCYIYVGNNKKRKIQAEVVGFREENVILMPYTTIQDISPGSLVEASSKPLEIKVGAGLIGSVIDSLGKPLDGSFLPKGLTAVPTDQAPPNPMSRPPIENTIEVGVRIIDSLLTVGNGQRVGIFAGSGVGKSTLLGMIARNTTADLNVIALIGERGREVREFIERDLGVEGLKRSIVVVATSDQPALMRIKGALTATAIAEYFRDKGLNVMMMMDSVTRVAMAQREIGLAVGEPPTTKGYTPSVFSVLPKLLERTGTNEHGSITGFYTVLVDGDDMNEPIADTVRGILDGHFVLDRELANKGQFPAINVLKSISRIMNHIVPEEHVKAAERLRDLLSTYINSEDLINIGAYKKGSSKEIDEAIQLYPLIISFLKQKVDEKVTLPEGVNHLIQLIEKGE; from the coding sequence ATGATAGCAAAGGGTCTCCTTAAGTATATTGATCAACTTGATACGTTTAAACGGTTTGGCAGAGTAAAGAGGGTTGTTGGCTTAATGATAGAGTCACAAGGACCTGAAAGCTCAATTGGGGATGTTTGCTACATTTATGTAGGTAATAATAAAAAGCGAAAGATTCAAGCTGAGGTTGTGGGCTTTCGAGAAGAAAACGTTATTTTAATGCCCTATACCACAATTCAGGATATTTCTCCTGGGAGTTTAGTGGAAGCCTCTTCAAAACCTTTAGAAATAAAAGTCGGGGCAGGACTGATTGGGAGTGTAATTGATTCACTTGGAAAACCTCTTGATGGTTCATTTTTACCAAAAGGACTAACGGCTGTACCAACTGATCAAGCTCCACCAAATCCAATGAGTAGACCACCGATTGAAAACACAATTGAAGTTGGCGTTCGTATCATTGATAGCCTTCTAACAGTTGGAAATGGACAACGGGTTGGGATTTTTGCAGGAAGTGGAGTTGGCAAAAGTACTTTACTAGGAATGATAGCCCGCAATACGACAGCTGATTTAAATGTGATTGCCTTAATTGGTGAGCGTGGTCGTGAAGTCAGGGAATTCATTGAACGTGATCTTGGTGTGGAGGGTTTAAAACGGTCTATTGTAGTTGTCGCGACTTCTGATCAACCTGCCTTAATGAGGATAAAAGGGGCCTTAACAGCAACGGCTATTGCAGAATATTTTCGGGATAAGGGTCTAAATGTCATGATGATGATGGACTCAGTTACTCGGGTTGCAATGGCACAGCGGGAAATAGGCTTAGCTGTCGGGGAACCACCAACGACAAAAGGCTACACACCTTCCGTCTTTTCTGTACTCCCCAAGCTGCTTGAACGAACTGGAACGAATGAGCATGGCTCTATTACCGGTTTCTATACGGTTCTTGTTGATGGTGATGATATGAATGAGCCGATTGCAGATACAGTACGAGGAATATTGGATGGACATTTTGTATTAGATAGGGAATTGGCAAACAAAGGACAATTTCCGGCAATTAATGTTTTGAAAAGCATCAGTAGGATCATGAATCACATTGTTCCAGAAGAGCATGTTAAAGCTGCTGAAAGATTAAGAGATTTGCTAAGTACTTATATTAATTCAGAAGATTTAATAAATATTGGGGCCTATAAAAAAGGTTCGTCGAAGGAAATTGACGAGGCTATCCAACTGTATCCACTTATCATCTCCTTTTTAAAGCAGAAGGTAGATGAGAAGGTAACACTGCCAGAAGGCGTTAATCATTTAATTCAGCTAATAGAAAAAGGTGAATAG
- the fliE gene encoding flagellar hook-basal body complex protein FliE: MNPVSFPSVQQVFASSNPNVKSTSATPFEAQNSFASVLKDSINKVNESQLEADTMTQKLAQGENVDLHQVMIAQQKANITLQATLEVRNKVIESYQEMMRMQV; this comes from the coding sequence ATGAATCCAGTATCATTTCCGTCTGTACAACAAGTTTTTGCTTCTAGTAACCCGAATGTTAAAAGTACTTCTGCTACACCATTCGAAGCACAAAATAGTTTTGCGTCCGTCTTAAAGGATTCTATTAATAAAGTTAATGAATCTCAACTTGAAGCAGATACAATGACTCAAAAGCTTGCCCAAGGTGAAAATGTTGATTTACACCAAGTTATGATCGCGCAACAAAAGGCAAATATAACCTTACAAGCAACATTAGAAGTTCGTAATAAAGTTATTGAGTCCTATCAAGAAATGATGAGAATGCAAGTTTAA
- the fliF gene encoding flagellar basal-body MS-ring/collar protein FliF — protein MNESIKNYKNKIKAFWSGRTKKQKTIYISSALFLLIVISLTSFFTTRTTLVPLYSNLSPSETGSIKQSLDAKGIQSEIADNGSTIKVPDDVVDTLKVQLASEGLPKSGSIDYSFFSQNAGLGTTDNEFNVIKLDAMQTELANLIKGIEGVQDAKVMVNLPEKGIFVSDKDSVASASIVLNTKPGYQFRDDQITGLYQLVSKSVPNLPTDNIVIMNQYFEYFDLNKGKSSTNGSTFADQSEVRKQIERDVQRQVQMMLGTLMGQDKVVVSVSADVDFTQENRVENLVEPVDKENMKGIAISAENISETFTGKANQTGGTPQSESTSDTGSSYLAGSDSNGDSEKIDNKVNYDVNRIRKQIAESPYKIRDLGIQVMVEPPKPNNPKSLPKSTVNDITKILGTIVRTSIDKSSTGKALTDQDIKNKIVVSVQPFKGKTNFTQTAQTVFPWWIYVVGGILVAIIALLLILFLRKNRKVVEDISLDQAEPIYVPDVNEEHENENTLKQKQLEKMAKEHPEDFAKLLRTWIAED, from the coding sequence ATGAACGAATCAATCAAAAATTACAAAAATAAAATCAAAGCTTTTTGGTCAGGACGAACAAAAAAGCAAAAAACGATTTATATTAGTTCAGCGCTGTTCCTTTTGATAGTTATTAGTTTAACTTCATTTTTTACAACCAGGACAACGCTTGTTCCTTTATACAGCAACCTATCGCCTTCTGAAACAGGCTCGATCAAGCAAAGCTTGGATGCAAAAGGGATTCAATCTGAAATTGCAGATAATGGTTCAACTATTAAGGTTCCTGATGATGTTGTTGATACATTAAAAGTACAGCTCGCCTCTGAAGGTCTTCCAAAGTCAGGGAGTATTGATTATTCCTTTTTTAGCCAAAATGCGGGTCTAGGGACAACAGATAATGAATTCAATGTCATTAAGTTGGATGCAATGCAAACGGAACTTGCAAATTTGATAAAAGGGATCGAGGGAGTTCAGGATGCCAAAGTGATGGTTAATCTTCCTGAAAAAGGAATCTTTGTAAGCGACAAGGATTCAGTTGCTTCTGCCTCGATTGTTTTAAACACAAAACCGGGCTATCAATTTCGGGATGATCAAATTACAGGCCTTTATCAATTAGTTTCTAAAAGTGTTCCTAATCTCCCTACAGATAATATCGTCATTATGAATCAATATTTTGAGTACTTTGATTTAAATAAAGGAAAAAGTTCTACTAATGGCTCAACATTTGCTGATCAAAGCGAAGTTCGAAAACAAATTGAGCGGGATGTGCAAAGACAGGTTCAAATGATGCTAGGGACATTAATGGGACAAGACAAGGTTGTAGTTTCTGTTTCAGCTGACGTTGATTTTACACAAGAGAATAGGGTTGAAAACCTTGTAGAACCTGTTGATAAGGAAAATATGAAGGGAATCGCAATTAGTGCGGAAAATATCTCTGAAACCTTTACTGGTAAAGCAAATCAAACGGGGGGAACACCACAATCTGAAAGTACCTCTGATACCGGTTCTAGTTATTTAGCCGGAAGCGATTCAAACGGAGATTCTGAAAAAATTGATAATAAGGTCAATTATGATGTTAATCGTATTCGTAAACAAATTGCTGAAAGTCCATATAAAATTAGAGATTTAGGAATCCAAGTGATGGTAGAACCGCCAAAACCAAATAATCCTAAATCACTTCCGAAATCAACAGTAAATGACATCACAAAAATACTTGGGACAATCGTTCGAACCTCAATTGATAAAAGTAGTACAGGAAAGGCTCTAACGGATCAAGATATAAAAAATAAAATTGTTGTTTCTGTGCAGCCTTTTAAAGGGAAAACGAATTTTACTCAAACTGCTCAAACAGTGTTTCCGTGGTGGATCTACGTTGTAGGTGGTATTTTAGTGGCAATCATCGCATTATTGTTAATTCTATTCTTACGAAAAAATCGGAAGGTGGTCGAAGACATATCACTCGATCAAGCAGAACCGATTTATGTTCCAGATGTTAATGAGGAACATGAAAATGAAAATACTCTTAAGCAAAAACAATTGGAAAAAATGGCCAAGGAACATCCTGAAGATTTTGCCAAACTTCTCCGTACATGGATTGCTGAAGACTAG
- the flgC gene encoding flagellar basal body rod protein FlgC — MSIFHSLNTTASALTAGRLRMDVISSNMANADSTRGKFVDGKWEPYRRKTVVLQQKEGSFSSHLQTALNPNDPASAGNGVVVSKIQEDTTTPFKMEYDPENPDANQDGYVELPNVDPLREMVDLMSATRSYEANVTVFNASKGMMMKALEIGK; from the coding sequence ATGTCTATATTCCATAGTTTAAATACTACTGCATCCGCCCTAACAGCTGGGAGACTTAGGATGGATGTTATTTCCTCCAATATGGCGAACGCTGATTCTACTCGTGGGAAATTTGTAGATGGTAAGTGGGAGCCATATCGCCGGAAAACAGTCGTTTTACAGCAAAAGGAAGGTTCTTTTTCCTCGCACCTACAAACCGCACTCAATCCTAATGATCCAGCATCTGCTGGTAATGGTGTAGTGGTTTCAAAAATTCAGGAGGATACAACAACACCATTTAAAATGGAATATGACCCTGAAAATCCTGATGCGAATCAAGATGGATATGTAGAACTTCCAAATGTAGATCCGCTTCGTGAAATGGTGGATTTAATGAGTGCTACACGTTCTTATGAGGCGAATGTCACTGTTTTTAACGCTTCTAAGGGTATGATGATGAAAGCATTGGAAATAGGCAAATAA
- the codY gene encoding GTP-sensing pleiotropic transcriptional regulator CodY yields the protein MDLLTKTRRINSLLQKAAGKPVNFKEMAETLSEIIEANCYVVSRRGKLLGFSIYQQIENERMKKMFEDRQFPEEYTKGLFNIQETSSNLDIESAYTAFPVENEELFREGLTTIVPIIGGGERLGTLILARLHEKFHDDDLILGEYGATVVGMEILREKSEVIEEEARSKAVVQMAISSLSYSELEAIEHIFEELNGHEGLLVASKIADRVGITRSVIVNALRKLESAGVIESRSLGMKGTYIKVLNNKFLVELDKLRSN from the coding sequence ATGGATTTACTTACAAAAACAAGAAGGATCAACTCATTATTACAAAAGGCAGCTGGAAAACCGGTAAACTTCAAAGAAATGGCAGAGACTTTAAGCGAAATTATTGAAGCAAACTGTTATGTAGTTAGCCGTAGAGGTAAACTTTTAGGATTTTCAATCTATCAGCAAATTGAGAACGAACGAATGAAAAAGATGTTTGAAGATCGTCAATTCCCTGAAGAATACACAAAAGGTTTATTTAATATTCAAGAAACATCTTCTAACTTAGATATTGAAAGTGCCTATACAGCCTTCCCGGTCGAAAACGAAGAGTTATTCCGTGAAGGATTAACAACGATTGTACCGATTATCGGGGGCGGTGAACGCCTTGGTACATTAATTTTAGCAAGACTTCATGAAAAGTTTCATGATGATGATTTAATCTTAGGAGAATACGGTGCAACAGTAGTTGGAATGGAAATCCTTCGTGAAAAGTCTGAAGTAATCGAAGAAGAGGCAAGAAGCAAAGCAGTTGTTCAAATGGCGATTAGTTCATTATCTTATAGCGAGCTTGAAGCAATTGAACATATTTTTGAAGAATTAAATGGACATGAAGGTTTATTAGTTGCTTCCAAAATCGCTGACCGTGTCGGAATCACTCGTTCTGTTATTGTCAATGCTTTAAGAAAGCTTGAGAGTGCAGGAGTCATTGAATCCCGTTCATTAGGTATGAAAGGTACTTATATCAAAGTATTGAACAATAAGTTCCTAGTTGAGCTTGATAAATTAAGATCCAACTAA
- a CDS encoding flagellar hook-length control protein FliK, with product MQVGGLGMINTMIAGEKSSPVASGSGFAGLFGSLLNTPNVSSEVDSLNPLLNGSTNQDLKGLLGFLNNEDVLDLKDGVKLLDQTLNADGSDLLSSIKAFLGLNDQDVADILKKLQSLLANSAVDKGKKAETTDENQAASHVEVTTGSKELDELLACLNQIISLPIQDVSKLTNKDFSEVVKTVKLYELLTKNQDGQANNTKVTDLIQQTIQKLEILVDQNKGASRIEYVQKTFSSLATELQSIKNAEKVQDKNPVPFKLDSTNGLAHLHQMSKPEQMVVMLENGGKPVSTEQLIKQFENILSKSQFSNTGGTQRLLIKLNPENLGSLRIELIQKDSTIVARIMTSTGAAKDALESQLQGLKHAFSAQNILVDRIEVTQQQGMTQQERFFQKDQHQGQQGEGQSRRDQTDDGEFNQSFEEALLNTEV from the coding sequence GTGCAGGTTGGTGGATTAGGGATGATAAATACGATGATTGCTGGTGAGAAAAGTTCCCCGGTAGCAAGTGGCTCTGGATTTGCAGGACTATTTGGTTCATTACTGAATACGCCAAATGTGTCTTCTGAGGTTGACTCCTTGAATCCACTGTTAAATGGATCAACAAATCAGGATCTTAAAGGCTTACTTGGTTTCTTGAATAATGAAGATGTTCTTGACTTGAAAGATGGCGTCAAACTTTTAGATCAAACATTGAATGCTGATGGTTCAGATCTTTTATCAAGTATCAAGGCTTTTCTAGGCCTCAATGACCAAGACGTAGCTGACATTCTAAAAAAACTTCAATCATTGTTAGCAAATAGTGCAGTTGATAAGGGAAAGAAAGCTGAAACGACTGACGAGAATCAGGCGGCTTCACATGTTGAAGTAACCACAGGGTCAAAGGAATTAGATGAACTACTAGCTTGTTTAAATCAAATTATTTCATTACCAATTCAAGATGTTTCTAAATTGACCAATAAGGACTTTAGTGAAGTAGTTAAGACTGTTAAACTCTATGAACTGCTAACCAAAAACCAAGATGGACAGGCAAACAATACGAAGGTAACAGATCTTATTCAGCAGACGATCCAAAAACTAGAGATATTGGTTGATCAAAATAAGGGTGCATCAAGGATAGAATATGTGCAAAAAACATTTAGCTCTTTAGCCACTGAATTACAGTCAATAAAGAATGCTGAAAAAGTACAGGATAAGAATCCGGTTCCATTTAAGCTAGATTCTACAAATGGGTTGGCACATTTACACCAAATGTCTAAACCTGAACAAATGGTGGTAATGCTTGAAAACGGTGGAAAACCTGTTTCAACTGAACAACTAATAAAGCAGTTTGAAAACATCTTGTCGAAAAGTCAGTTTTCAAATACCGGTGGAACACAACGGCTATTAATAAAGTTGAACCCTGAGAATCTTGGTTCTTTGAGAATAGAACTTATTCAGAAGGATTCTACAATTGTTGCAAGGATTATGACATCAACTGGAGCTGCAAAAGATGCCTTAGAGTCCCAATTGCAAGGACTAAAACACGCATTTAGCGCACAAAATATTCTGGTTGATCGGATTGAAGTTACCCAGCAGCAAGGGATGACCCAGCAAGAAAGATTCTTTCAAAAAGATCAGCACCAAGGTCAGCAAGGCGAAGGACAATCTCGCAGGGATCAAACAGACGATGGGGAATTTAATCAATCATTTGAAGAAGCACTTCTGAATACGGAAGTATAG
- the fliG gene encoding flagellar motor switch protein FliG has translation MARKDQKEISGKQKAAILLISLGPDVSANVYKHLNEEEIEKLTLEISGVKKVDSVAKEEILEEFHNIALAQDFISQGGIGYAKTILEKALGHEQASVIINRLTSSLQVRPFDFARKADPAQILNFIQGEHPQTISLILSYLDAAQAGQILSELPQEMQADIARRIAVMDSTSPEIINEVEQILERKLSATVTQDYTHTGGIEAVVDVLNGVDRSTERTILDALEIQDPELAEEIKKRMFVFEDIVTLDNRAIQRVIRDCQNEDLLLALKVSSDEVKEIVYKNMSQRMVESFKEEMEFMGPVRLRDVEEAQSRIVSVIRRLEEAGEIVIARGGGDDIIV, from the coding sequence ATGGCAAGAAAAGATCAAAAGGAAATATCCGGAAAACAAAAAGCGGCCATCCTCCTCATTTCTCTTGGACCTGATGTTTCAGCAAATGTATATAAACATTTAAATGAAGAAGAAATTGAAAAGTTAACATTGGAAATTTCAGGAGTGAAAAAGGTAGACTCGGTCGCAAAAGAGGAAATTTTAGAAGAGTTTCATAATATTGCACTTGCACAGGACTTTATTTCTCAAGGAGGAATCGGGTATGCAAAAACGATACTTGAGAAGGCATTAGGGCATGAACAGGCTTCTGTCATCATTAATCGCCTGACTTCCTCTTTGCAGGTTCGACCTTTTGATTTTGCACGTAAGGCTGATCCAGCCCAAATTTTAAACTTTATTCAAGGTGAACATCCACAGACGATCTCCTTGATTCTATCGTATCTTGATGCTGCTCAAGCAGGCCAAATTTTATCAGAGCTTCCTCAAGAAATGCAAGCTGATATTGCGAGAAGAATTGCTGTAATGGATAGTACCTCACCAGAAATTATTAATGAAGTAGAACAAATCCTTGAAAGAAAGCTTTCCGCAACTGTTACACAGGATTATACGCATACTGGTGGAATTGAAGCAGTTGTGGATGTCTTGAATGGTGTGGATCGCTCTACCGAGAGAACGATCCTTGACGCTCTTGAAATTCAAGACCCGGAACTTGCCGAAGAAATTAAGAAAAGAATGTTTGTCTTTGAAGATATTGTCACTCTTGATAATAGAGCTATACAGCGTGTGATTCGTGATTGTCAAAATGAAGATCTATTGCTTGCACTTAAAGTTTCAAGTGATGAAGTGAAAGAAATTGTCTATAAGAATATGTCACAACGTATGGTCGAATCATTTAAGGAAGAAATGGAATTCATGGGTCCTGTTAGGTTAAGGGATGTTGAAGAAGCGCAATCAAGGATAGTTTCTGTTATCCGCCGTTTAGAAGAAGCCGGTGAGATTGTCATAGCCCGTGGAGGAGGGGACGATATCATTGTCTAG
- the fliH gene encoding flagellar assembly protein FliH: MSRLIKSQWANPTSENQKVISIKMLHLNTENESAPIDHYDSKKEEMLTKAKQEAELLVQNALLQAQSIREQIALEREAWDHEKKEIAEEAKRDGYAKGLIEGKDQGYQEYQDSLSFAKEVVTTSRKDYQQQIVSAEKTILRLGMKVAEQIIGLKLVESETTFLSIVKRALKEAREYKEVQLHMNPVHYGFVLSQKEELLAIFPREVDIYIYPDEDLSKETCIIESSSGRIDASIDSQLEEIKRKLLELLESENE, encoded by the coding sequence TTGTCTAGATTGATTAAATCCCAATGGGCTAATCCTACCAGCGAAAATCAAAAAGTTATTTCTATAAAAATGCTCCATCTTAATACAGAAAATGAATCGGCACCAATCGATCATTATGATTCAAAAAAGGAAGAAATGTTGACAAAAGCCAAGCAAGAAGCTGAATTACTGGTTCAAAACGCATTATTACAGGCACAGTCTATTCGAGAACAAATTGCACTTGAAAGAGAAGCTTGGGACCATGAGAAAAAAGAAATTGCAGAAGAGGCCAAACGGGATGGTTACGCAAAAGGGCTCATCGAGGGAAAAGATCAAGGCTATCAAGAATATCAAGATTCACTTTCGTTTGCAAAAGAGGTCGTTACTACTTCAAGGAAAGATTATCAACAGCAAATTGTTTCCGCTGAAAAAACAATCTTACGCTTAGGAATGAAGGTTGCTGAGCAAATTATCGGACTAAAGCTGGTAGAAAGTGAAACGACCTTTTTATCGATTGTAAAAAGGGCACTTAAAGAAGCACGTGAATACAAAGAGGTTCAGTTACATATGAACCCTGTTCACTACGGGTTTGTTTTATCGCAAAAAGAAGAACTATTGGCCATATTTCCACGGGAAGTGGATATTTACATTTATCCGGATGAGGATCTTTCAAAAGAAACCTGCATCATTGAATCGTCGAGCGGTCGAATTGATGCCAGTATTGATAGTCAATTAGAAGAAATAAAGAGGAAGCTTTTGGAGCTCTTGGAGAGTGAGAACGAATGA
- a CDS encoding MotE family protein, with product MKKELEEKQGKSFLWFLYVVFIPLLFAITVALVICFVAGVNVLDAAKDVGQKIPVIGTLVQKDHSKSATISDKDAIELQGQIKDREAQISQLQSSLENKNKDIKEAELENIRLQKEMDDMTKSLANNKRAFKDIIKTYETMSPKKVAPILTQMNDKEAVKILSTVKADTLAAIMENMNAKDAAKYTQFLTDGIEKNN from the coding sequence ATGAAAAAAGAGTTGGAAGAAAAACAAGGAAAATCTTTTTTATGGTTTTTGTATGTTGTGTTTATTCCGCTTCTTTTTGCTATTACTGTTGCATTAGTTATCTGCTTTGTTGCTGGAGTAAACGTTTTGGATGCTGCAAAAGATGTTGGCCAAAAAATTCCAGTTATAGGAACCCTTGTTCAAAAGGATCATTCCAAATCGGCTACAATAAGTGATAAAGATGCAATCGAATTGCAAGGCCAAATAAAAGATAGAGAAGCGCAAATTTCTCAACTACAATCAAGTTTAGAAAATAAGAATAAAGATATTAAAGAGGCTGAACTAGAAAATATAAGACTTCAAAAAGAAATGGATGATATGACTAAAAGCCTTGCAAATAATAAGCGTGCTTTTAAAGACATTATTAAAACATATGAGACGATGTCACCAAAGAAGGTTGCTCCCATTCTTACTCAAATGAATGATAAAGAAGCTGTAAAAATTTTGAGTACAGTAAAGGCTGATACATTAGCCGCAATAATGGAAAATATGAATGCTAAGGATGCTGCAAAATATACACAGTTTTTAACAGATGGAATAGAGAAAAATAATTAA
- the flgB gene encoding flagellar basal body rod protein FlgB, with amino-acid sequence MKLFSNIFTSLDHALDYSSLKQKVISQNIANVDTPNYKAKDVSFNAIFQNEINQDFQTNRTDPRHLDFSGDSSSQPGIVTRQNVEYNNNGNSVDLDKEMSDMATNQIYYDALVEQLNSKFSTLQNVIRGGK; translated from the coding sequence TTGAAGTTATTTTCTAATATATTTACTTCGTTAGATCATGCGCTTGATTATTCATCATTAAAGCAAAAGGTAATTTCCCAAAATATTGCAAATGTTGATACTCCAAACTATAAAGCTAAAGACGTTAGCTTTAATGCTATTTTTCAAAATGAAATCAACCAAGATTTCCAGACAAACAGAACAGATCCAAGGCATCTAGACTTTTCAGGTGATAGCTCATCGCAGCCTGGAATTGTAACTCGTCAAAATGTAGAGTACAACAACAATGGAAACAGTGTTGACTTAGATAAAGAGATGTCTGATATGGCAACGAATCAAATTTATTATGACGCTCTAGTTGAACAGTTAAACAGCAAGTTCTCAACTCTGCAAAATGTAATAAGGGGAGGCAAATAG